From Phragmites australis chromosome 5, lpPhrAust1.1, whole genome shotgun sequence, a single genomic window includes:
- the LOC133917773 gene encoding uncharacterized protein LOC133917773 yields the protein MAQEKYNLFVQGKPISNVLVKVSQENLSLYKAKLTYSLRCLRFLLHQGLACRGHGESEESSNRGNFIELLKWLAENNEEVNKLVLKNAPKNCILTSPPIQKQIVQCCAEKTTRHIIEELGDDHYAILADESSDVSHKEHLALCLRYVDKYGRVCERFLEVVHVAGTISLSLKAAIQSLLIGHHLTLTQIRGQGYDGASNMKREINGLKTLIMKESPSDYYIHYFAHQLQLILVVVAKENDGCV from the coding sequence ATGGCTCAAGAGAAATACAACTTATTTGTGCAAGGTAAACCAATTAGTAATGTTCTTGTGAAGGTGTCACAAGAGAATCTATCTCTTTACAAGGCTAAGTTGACTTATTCACTTAGATGTTTGAGGTTTCTTTTGCATCAAGGATTGGCATGCCGTGGACATGGTGAAAGTGAAGAATCTAGCAATCGAGGAAACTttattgaacttttgaaatggCTTGCAGAAAATAATGAAGAAGTTAATAAGTTGgttctgaaaaatgctccaaAAAATTGCATTTTGACTTCCCCTCCCATACAAAAGCAAATTGTTCAGTGTTGTGCTGAGAAAACTACTAGACATATAATTGAAGAACTTGGTGATGATCATTATGCAATTTTAGCTGATGAGTCTAGTGATGTATCACATAAAGAACATCTAGCTCTTTGCTTGCGTTATGTTGATAAATATGGAAGGGTATGTGAAAGGTTTCTTGAAGTAGTTCATGTAGCTGGTACCATATCTTTGTCACTTAAGGCAGCAATTCAATCTTTACTTATTGGTCACCACTTGACTCTTACTCAAATTCGTGGACAAGGATATGATGGGGCTAGTAACATGAAAAGAGAGATTAATGGGCTGAAAACATTGATCATGAAAGAGTCTCCTTCTGATTATTACATCCATTATTTTGCACATCAACTCCAATTGAttcttgttgttgttgccaAGGAAAATGATGGTTGTGTATGA
- the LOC133918574 gene encoding uncharacterized protein LOC133918574 gives MSLCTMARRLCLTRLSSCSRLSAIWAHLYSTEAAKDSGAKKYKYPEVYDPFGPMPPPSEKVVDLADRIAALPPEEIKQIAPVLLLRLNQEPPQAISGQGFSFGPQGGSGAGAAKAEEKKAEKTVFDVKLEKFDAAAKIKIIKEIRTFTDLGLKEAKELVEKAPVILKQSLTKEEAEAIIEKIKAAGGVAVME, from the coding sequence ATGAGTCTCTGTACAATGGCAAGACGGCTATGTCTTACAAGACTGTCCTCTTGCAGTCGTCTTTCAGCAATTTGGGCTCATTTATACAGCACCGAGGCTGCGAAGGACTCCGGTGCTAAGAAGTACAAGTACCCTGAAGTATATGACCCATTTGGGCCTATGCCACCACCGTCAGAGAAAGTTGTGGATCTGGCTGACCGTATTGCTGCTCTCCCTCCTGAGGAGATCAAACAGATTGCTCCGGTCCTCCTCCTTAGACTGAACCAAGAGCCACCACAGGCGATATCTGGCCAGGGTTTCAGTTTTGGTCCTCAGGGTGGTTCTGGGGCTGGCGCTGCAAAGGCTGAGGAGAAGAAAGCGGAGAAGACAGTCTTTGATGTCAAGTTGGAGAAATTTGATGCTGCTGCAAAGATCAAGATTATCAAGGAGATCAGGACATTTACAGATTTGGGGCTGAAGGAGGCGAAGGAGCTAGTGGAGAAGGCACCAGTCATTCTGAAGCAATCGCTCACAAAGGAGGAAGCGGAAGCAATCATAGAGAAGATAAAGGCAGCTGGTGGTGTTGCTGTGATGGAGTGA